The Saccharopolyspora gloriosae genome window below encodes:
- a CDS encoding STAS domain-containing protein: MILANTGNSDRTAQHRRHPAGPPRHRTIAPPRDAGEPITGTPAHTRSLRLSVQRPDPGVVVVRVGGEIDLSSAPRLAELVRQRLTAATLRAVVLDLSEVTFFGSAGLELLLHAQRRAEGRRTPLYVVFGTGAVHRLIRLTGLTDRFTSRDTATEAVAAIRHHHG, encoded by the coding sequence GTGATTCTCGCGAACACCGGCAACAGCGACCGCACGGCGCAACACCGGCGCCACCCGGCCGGCCCGCCACGGCACCGCACGATCGCACCGCCACGCGACGCGGGAGAACCCATCACCGGCACCCCCGCCCACACCAGGTCGCTGCGCCTGTCGGTGCAACGCCCCGACCCGGGCGTCGTCGTGGTCCGCGTCGGCGGCGAAATCGACCTGTCCTCCGCGCCCCGCCTGGCCGAACTCGTACGGCAACGCCTCACCGCCGCCACGCTGCGCGCCGTCGTGCTCGACCTCTCCGAAGTGACCTTCTTCGGCTCCGCCGGGCTCGAACTGCTCCTGCACGCCCAACGCCGCGCCGAAGGCCGCCGCACACCCCTCTACGTCGTGTTCGGCACCGGAGCGGTGCACCGGTTGATCCGGCTCACCGGACTCACCGACCGCTTCACCAGCCGCGACACCGCCACCGAAGCCGTCGCCGCCATCCGCCACCACCACGGCTGA
- a CDS encoding GNAT family N-acetyltransferase, which yields MLVRIRDARGGEVALLPEVERASGVWFREVGMDHVADDPPLPVPVLHGYRDAGGLWVAVEAVGPVAFAAAEDLDGAVHVAQLSVHPGWARRRIGAALLEHAAGCAAGRGAGALTLTTFRDVAWNAPYYARLGFRALGAAELTPGLVACLEAEAEVVAGAARVAMRRDL from the coding sequence GTGCTCGTGCGGATCCGGGATGCCCGTGGTGGTGAGGTGGCGTTGCTGCCCGAGGTCGAGCGCGCCTCGGGGGTGTGGTTCCGCGAGGTGGGGATGGATCACGTCGCCGACGATCCGCCGCTGCCGGTGCCGGTGTTGCACGGTTACCGCGACGCCGGGGGCTTGTGGGTGGCGGTGGAGGCGGTGGGCCCGGTGGCGTTCGCGGCCGCCGAGGATCTCGACGGTGCGGTGCACGTGGCGCAGTTGAGCGTGCATCCGGGGTGGGCGCGGCGCCGCATCGGGGCGGCGCTGCTGGAGCACGCCGCGGGGTGCGCGGCGGGGCGCGGGGCGGGTGCGTTGACGTTGACGACGTTTCGCGACGTGGCGTGGAACGCCCCGTACTACGCGCGGCTGGGTTTCCGCGCACTCGGGGCCGCTGAGCTCACGCCGGGGCTCGTGGCCTGTCTGGAGGCGGAGGCCGAGGTGGTGGCGGGTGCGGCGCGGGTGGCGATGCGCCGCGACCTGTAG
- a CDS encoding gamma carbonic anhydrase family protein: MNAPHNTAGEVRTVVIDDHRPNLDEGAWAAPGATLIGRVHLQADANVWYGSVLRGDTEHITVGRGSNVQDGCVIHADPGFPATVGAGVTVGHRAVLHGCTVGDDSLIGMGAVVLNGAVIGAGSLVAAGAVVLEGTEVPPGSMVAGTPGKVRRELTDDEQAALRISAQTYVANAARHRDALSG; encoded by the coding sequence GTGAACGCCCCACACAACACCGCAGGTGAGGTCCGCACCGTCGTCATCGACGACCACCGGCCGAACCTGGACGAGGGAGCATGGGCCGCCCCGGGCGCCACGCTGATCGGCAGAGTGCACCTGCAGGCCGACGCGAACGTCTGGTACGGGTCGGTGCTGCGCGGCGACACCGAGCACATCACCGTCGGGCGCGGCAGCAACGTCCAGGACGGCTGCGTCATCCACGCCGACCCCGGATTCCCCGCGACCGTCGGGGCAGGGGTCACCGTCGGGCACCGGGCGGTGCTGCACGGCTGCACCGTCGGCGACGACAGCCTGATCGGCATGGGCGCGGTCGTGCTCAACGGCGCCGTGATCGGAGCGGGCTCCCTGGTCGCCGCGGGCGCCGTCGTGCTCGAAGGCACCGAGGTCCCACCGGGATCCATGGTCGCCGGCACCCCCGGCAAGGTCCGCCGCGAACTGACCGACGACGAGCAGGCCGCGCTGCGCATCTCCGCGCAAACCTACGTCGCCAACGCCGCCCGCCACCGCGACGCCCTCAGCGGCTGA
- a CDS encoding NAD-dependent epimerase/dehydratase family protein yields the protein MFVAVTGAQGVVGRAVVAALAHAGHRTRPIDRIATTDPDVVIADACDYPRLRDALDGTDALIHLAGIPNPHAADAPTVHNTNVVAGYNALHAAVECGITTVALASSINALGGAFSRRARYDRFPVDEQHPTYNEDPYSLSKWIAEAQADSVARRHPRMTIASLRLHGVTESRDTARTRLGPADSTMAINHLWGYVRADEVGRAFEAVLHATWQGHEAINIVAPDTISDQPSLDLARHHWPDVELRGDLPGNRGFYDCAKARRLLGWAHTAT from the coding sequence GTGTTCGTGGCAGTCACCGGCGCGCAAGGCGTCGTCGGACGCGCGGTCGTCGCAGCCCTGGCCCACGCCGGGCACCGGACCCGCCCCATCGACCGCATCGCCACGACCGACCCCGACGTGGTCATCGCCGACGCCTGCGACTACCCGCGACTACGCGACGCCCTCGACGGCACCGACGCCCTCATCCACCTCGCGGGCATCCCCAACCCGCACGCCGCCGACGCACCCACCGTGCACAACACCAACGTCGTCGCCGGCTACAACGCGCTGCACGCCGCCGTCGAATGCGGCATCACCACCGTCGCGCTCGCATCCAGCATCAACGCCCTCGGCGGAGCCTTCAGCCGACGAGCCCGCTACGACCGATTCCCCGTCGACGAACAGCACCCCACCTACAACGAAGACCCCTACAGCCTCTCGAAGTGGATCGCCGAAGCCCAAGCCGACAGCGTCGCCCGCCGCCACCCCCGCATGACCATCGCCAGCCTGCGCCTGCACGGCGTCACCGAATCCCGCGACACCGCCCGCACCCGGCTCGGCCCCGCCGACTCCACCATGGCCATCAACCACCTGTGGGGATACGTGCGCGCCGACGAGGTCGGCCGCGCCTTCGAAGCCGTCCTGCACGCCACCTGGCAGGGACACGAGGCGATCAACATCGTCGCCCCCGACACCATCAGCGACCAGCCGTCGCTCGACCTCGCCCGGCACCACTGGCCCGACGTCGAACTGCGCGGCGACCTCCCCGGCAACCGCGGCTTCTACGACTGCGCCAAAGCCCGCCGACTGCTCGGATGGGCCCACACCGCAACATGA
- a CDS encoding aconitate hydratase: MPRTLAHKLIDAHLVDGEATPGAEIALRVDQTLTQDATGTLVMQELEAFGLDRARTELSAQYVDHNLLQADEKNAEDHTYLRTACARYGLWYSRPGNGVSHPTHMQRFGAPGKTLAGSDSHTCAAGSLGMLAIGVGGLEVALAITGQPLRLRMPRIWGVRLTGAPPPWVSAKDVVLEMLRRHGVSGATGRIIEYHGPGLASLSAMDRHVIANMGAELGATTSVFPADDAVRDFLRAEDRDTDFTEWAADDDATYDLTDDLDLSRLEPLIARPCSPGDVVAVREVAGTDVGQVVIGSSANPGLRDFAIAAAMVRGHRTAAQVSFDVNPTSREILTDLARIGAVGDLITAGARLHQAGCLGCIGMGQAPATGQNSLRTFPRNFPGRSGTPQDSVWLCSPETATAAALTGRITDPRDLADRLGLTHEVALPERASVNTGMLVAPPPPDEAVQVRPVKGPNISALPEFTALPENIEAPVLLITGDDVSTDEISPAGAHALPLRSNIPELARFTFTRLDPDYPDRAERTGAHLIVGGDNYGQGSSREHAAITPRYLGVQVVLAKSFARIHWQNLVNFGILPLRFTDPADHDRITTGDVLRIDDARDAITGGGDITVRNTTQSDTFTATHHLSERQVQAVLAGGLIPLLAASP; encoded by the coding sequence ATGCCGCGGACACTGGCGCACAAGCTCATCGACGCGCACCTCGTCGACGGCGAGGCCACGCCCGGCGCGGAGATCGCGCTGCGCGTCGACCAGACCCTCACCCAGGACGCCACCGGCACCCTGGTCATGCAGGAACTGGAAGCGTTCGGCCTGGACCGGGCCCGCACCGAGCTCAGCGCCCAGTACGTCGACCACAACCTGCTGCAGGCCGACGAGAAGAACGCCGAAGACCACACCTACCTGCGCACCGCCTGCGCCCGCTACGGCCTGTGGTACTCCCGCCCCGGCAACGGCGTGTCCCACCCGACCCACATGCAGCGCTTCGGCGCCCCCGGCAAGACCCTCGCCGGATCCGACTCCCACACCTGCGCCGCCGGATCCCTCGGGATGCTCGCGATCGGCGTCGGCGGCCTGGAAGTGGCACTGGCCATCACCGGGCAGCCGCTGCGGCTGCGGATGCCGCGGATCTGGGGCGTGCGGCTCACCGGCGCACCACCACCGTGGGTGTCGGCCAAGGACGTCGTCCTGGAGATGCTGCGCCGCCACGGCGTGTCCGGCGCGACGGGCCGCATCATCGAATACCACGGGCCGGGCCTGGCGTCGCTGTCGGCGATGGACCGCCACGTCATCGCGAACATGGGCGCCGAACTGGGTGCGACGACCAGCGTGTTCCCCGCAGACGACGCCGTGCGGGACTTCCTGCGCGCCGAAGACCGCGACACCGACTTCACCGAGTGGGCCGCCGACGACGACGCCACCTACGACCTCACCGACGACCTCGACCTGTCCCGCCTCGAACCGCTGATCGCCCGCCCCTGCTCACCGGGCGACGTGGTCGCGGTGCGCGAGGTCGCCGGCACCGACGTCGGCCAAGTCGTCATCGGCTCCTCGGCGAACCCCGGACTGCGGGACTTCGCGATCGCCGCGGCCATGGTCCGCGGCCACCGCACCGCCGCCCAGGTCAGCTTCGACGTCAACCCCACCTCGCGGGAGATCCTCACCGACCTCGCCCGCATCGGCGCCGTCGGCGACCTGATCACCGCAGGTGCCCGCCTGCACCAAGCGGGCTGCCTGGGCTGCATCGGCATGGGCCAAGCACCCGCCACCGGGCAGAACTCGCTGCGGACCTTCCCCCGCAACTTCCCAGGGCGCTCCGGCACCCCGCAGGACTCGGTGTGGCTGTGCTCCCCGGAGACCGCCACCGCCGCCGCGTTGACCGGCCGCATCACCGACCCCCGCGACCTCGCCGACCGGCTCGGCCTGACCCACGAGGTCGCGCTGCCCGAACGGGCCTCGGTCAACACCGGCATGCTCGTGGCCCCACCACCCCCAGACGAAGCCGTGCAGGTCCGGCCGGTGAAAGGCCCCAACATCTCCGCGCTACCGGAGTTCACCGCGCTGCCCGAGAACATCGAAGCACCGGTGCTGCTGATCACCGGCGACGACGTGTCCACCGACGAGATCTCCCCGGCGGGCGCCCACGCGCTGCCGCTGCGCTCGAACATCCCCGAACTGGCCCGGTTCACCTTCACCCGCCTCGACCCCGACTACCCCGACCGCGCCGAACGCACCGGTGCGCACCTCATCGTCGGCGGCGACAACTACGGGCAGGGCTCGTCGCGGGAACACGCCGCGATCACACCCCGCTACCTCGGCGTGCAGGTGGTGCTGGCGAAGTCGTTCGCCCGCATCCACTGGCAGAACCTGGTCAACTTCGGCATCCTGCCGCTGCGCTTCACCGACCCCGCCGATCACGACCGCATCACCACCGGCGACGTGCTGCGCATCGACGACGCCCGCGACGCCATCACCGGAGGCGGCGACATCACCGTCCGCAACACCACGCAAAGTGACACCTTCACCGCCACTCACCACCTGTCCGAGCGACAAGTGCAGGCGGTCCTCGCGGGCGGACTCATCCCGCTGTTGGCGGCCTCCCCGTAA
- a CDS encoding alpha-mannosidase, with protein sequence MHDDRAVVEKRLDRVLTERLHPAVHARTHPLDIAAWHVPGEPVPATHALHATYNPVQPGQPWGPPWGTTWFRISGTIPHDWAGHPLEAVIDLGFDLDRPGFHCEGLVHTADGTPLKGLNPRNTHIPVDAEPGQQLLWYVEAAANPLILGDDGYRPTALGDPPPWLDGRPTTGQPLYQLTRADLALRDLHTWNLVHDTEVLAQLMRELPTDSPRRHDILRALERMLDRLDLHDVHTTAPAARAELTTALAAPAHTSAHRLSAVGHAHIDSAWLWPLRETIRKVARTVANVTALMDEHPDFRFAMSQAQQLAWLKEHQPELFDRVRHHVRTGQFIPVGGMWVESDTNMPGAEAMARQFLHGKRFYLDEFGIDTPEVWLPDSFGYSGALPQLVRLSGSRWFLTQKISWNQTNKFPHHTFQWEGIDGTRVFTHFPPIDTYNSELSGAELAHASRNFAEHGHATRSLVPFGYGDGGGGPTRDMLARARRLADLEGSPTVQLDSPAEFFAAAETDHRDPAVWSGELYLEFHRGTYTSQARTKQGNRRSEHLLREAELWSTTATVALGRDYPHEQLDALWKTVLLHQFHDILPGSSIAWVHREAEQTYQRVAAELHELIDQAQRALAGPGTDPITFNATPHTRDDIPALGAGTPTPAAATTATENPDDTLVLDNGLIRATLDHRGLLTTITDLTTGREALPPGHPANLLQLHPDHPNAWDAWDLDEFYRHHSHDLTTTDHLTLDGTTAVIHRTFGDSTIEQRITLHGRNIEFHADIDWHETEKILKVAFPLDVHADRSAAETQFGHVHRATHTNTSWDAAKFEICAHRWLHVGEHGYGHALVNDSTYGHDVTRDTRPDGATTTTVRLSLLRAPRFPDPDTDHGRHHLRYALVVGADIGDAVREGYRINLPPREIPGSAHITPLVTLDSDAVIIESVKLAEDRSGDVIVRLYESRGGRATTTLTPHFDTTAATRTDLLERPTGETWHEPRPLRLRPFEIVTIRFTRT encoded by the coding sequence ATGCACGACGATCGCGCCGTAGTGGAAAAACGACTCGACCGAGTCCTCACCGAACGCCTGCACCCCGCCGTGCACGCACGGACCCACCCCCTCGACATCGCCGCATGGCACGTCCCCGGAGAACCCGTCCCCGCCACCCACGCCCTCCACGCCACCTACAACCCGGTCCAACCCGGCCAACCCTGGGGACCACCCTGGGGCACCACCTGGTTCCGCATCTCCGGCACCATCCCCCACGACTGGGCAGGACACCCCCTCGAAGCCGTCATCGACCTCGGCTTCGACCTCGACCGCCCCGGATTCCACTGCGAAGGCCTCGTCCACACCGCCGACGGCACCCCCCTCAAAGGCCTCAACCCCCGCAACACCCACATCCCCGTCGACGCCGAACCAGGACAACAACTCCTCTGGTACGTCGAAGCCGCCGCCAACCCCCTGATCCTCGGCGACGACGGCTACCGGCCCACCGCACTCGGCGACCCACCCCCATGGCTCGACGGACGCCCCACCACCGGACAACCCCTCTACCAGCTCACCCGCGCCGACCTCGCCCTGCGCGACCTCCACACCTGGAACCTCGTCCACGACACCGAAGTCCTCGCCCAACTCATGCGCGAACTACCCACCGACTCACCACGCCGCCACGACATCCTCCGCGCCCTCGAACGCATGCTCGACCGACTCGACCTCCACGACGTGCACACCACCGCACCCGCCGCCCGCGCCGAACTCACCACCGCCCTCGCCGCACCCGCCCACACCAGCGCCCACCGCCTCAGCGCCGTCGGCCACGCCCACATCGACTCCGCCTGGCTGTGGCCACTGCGAGAAACCATCCGCAAAGTCGCCCGCACCGTCGCCAACGTCACCGCACTCATGGACGAACACCCCGACTTCAGGTTCGCCATGTCACAAGCCCAACAACTCGCCTGGCTCAAAGAACACCAACCAGAACTGTTCGACCGAGTCCGCCACCACGTCCGCACCGGCCAATTCATCCCCGTCGGCGGCATGTGGGTCGAATCCGACACCAACATGCCCGGCGCCGAAGCCATGGCCCGCCAATTCCTCCACGGAAAACGCTTCTACCTCGACGAATTCGGCATCGACACCCCAGAAGTGTGGCTACCCGACTCCTTCGGCTACAGCGGCGCACTCCCACAACTCGTCCGGCTCTCCGGATCCCGCTGGTTCCTCACCCAGAAGATCTCCTGGAACCAGACCAACAAATTCCCGCACCACACCTTCCAATGGGAAGGCATCGACGGCACCCGCGTGTTCACCCACTTCCCACCCATCGACACCTACAACTCCGAACTGTCCGGAGCCGAACTCGCCCACGCCTCCCGCAACTTCGCCGAACACGGCCACGCCACCCGATCCCTCGTCCCCTTCGGGTACGGCGACGGCGGCGGCGGACCCACCCGCGACATGCTCGCCCGCGCCCGGCGCCTCGCCGACCTCGAAGGATCACCCACCGTCCAGCTCGACTCACCCGCCGAATTCTTCGCCGCCGCCGAAACCGACCACCGCGACCCCGCCGTCTGGTCCGGCGAGCTCTACCTCGAATTCCACCGCGGCACCTACACCTCCCAAGCCCGCACCAAACAAGGCAACCGCCGCAGCGAACACCTCCTGCGCGAAGCCGAACTCTGGAGCACCACCGCCACCGTCGCCCTCGGCCGCGACTACCCCCACGAACAACTCGACGCGCTCTGGAAAACCGTCCTGCTCCACCAATTCCACGACATCCTGCCCGGATCCTCCATCGCCTGGGTCCACCGCGAAGCCGAACAGACCTACCAACGCGTCGCCGCCGAACTCCACGAACTCATCGACCAAGCCCAACGCGCCCTAGCCGGACCCGGCACCGACCCCATCACCTTCAACGCCACACCCCACACCCGCGACGACATCCCCGCCCTCGGCGCCGGCACCCCCACCCCCGCAGCAGCCACCACCGCCACCGAAAACCCCGACGACACCCTCGTACTCGACAACGGACTCATCCGCGCCACCCTCGACCACCGCGGACTGCTCACCACCATCACCGACCTCACCACCGGCCGCGAAGCACTCCCACCCGGCCACCCCGCCAACCTCCTGCAACTGCACCCAGACCACCCCAACGCCTGGGACGCCTGGGACCTCGACGAGTTCTACCGCCACCACAGCCACGACCTCACCACCACCGACCACCTCACCCTCGACGGCACCACCGCCGTCATCCACCGCACCTTCGGCGACTCCACCATCGAACAACGCATCACCCTCCACGGCCGCAACATCGAATTCCACGCCGACATCGACTGGCACGAAACCGAAAAAATCCTCAAAGTCGCCTTCCCCCTCGACGTCCACGCCGACCGCTCCGCCGCCGAAACCCAATTCGGCCACGTCCACCGCGCCACCCACACCAACACCTCCTGGGACGCCGCCAAGTTCGAGATCTGCGCCCACCGCTGGCTGCACGTCGGCGAACACGGCTACGGCCACGCCCTCGTCAACGACTCCACCTACGGCCACGACGTCACCCGCGACACCCGCCCCGACGGAGCAACCACCACCACCGTCCGCCTCTCCCTGCTGCGCGCACCCCGATTCCCCGACCCCGACACCGACCACGGCCGCCACCACCTGCGCTACGCCCTGGTCGTCGGCGCCGACATCGGCGACGCCGTCCGCGAGGGCTACCGCATCAACCTGCCCCCACGCGAAATCCCCGGCTCCGCCCACATCACACCCCTGGTCACCCTCGACTCCGACGCCGTGATCATCGAATCCGTCAAACTCGCCGAAGACCGCTCCGGCGACGTCATCGTCCGCCTCTACGAATCCCGCGGCGGACGAGCCACCACCACCCTCACCCCCCACTTCGACACCACCGCCGCAACCCGCACCGACCTGCTCGAACGGCCGACGGGGGAGACCTGGCACGAACCCCGGCCACTGCGACTGCGCCCCTTCGAAATCGTCACCATCCGCTTCACCCGAACCTGA
- a CDS encoding Prokaryotic metallothionein, protein MATCEVCGNEYWMSFEVHTTGGNVHTFDSFECAAQRLAPQCEHCGCRILGHGVEVSGRFFCCAHCARESGMSMVSEIRDAVGSHPV, encoded by the coding sequence ATGGCGACCTGTGAAGTGTGCGGCAACGAGTACTGGATGAGTTTCGAGGTGCACACGACCGGCGGGAACGTGCACACCTTCGATTCGTTCGAGTGCGCGGCGCAGCGGTTGGCTCCGCAGTGCGAGCACTGCGGGTGTCGCATCTTGGGTCATGGTGTGGAGGTCAGTGGCCGGTTCTTCTGTTGTGCGCATTGCGCGCGGGAGTCGGGGATGTCGATGGTCTCGGAGATCCGCGATGCGGTGGGCAGTCACCCGGTGTGA
- a CDS encoding DUF6221 family protein, producing MNRFAEFLRRQIDIDLELLRWAREDMEAGTTARCGGSVFRGFRECELKTRLLRLHQHCGAGNGPCDELGQTYPPEDERGCTTRALLGLPYSDRPGYRARWRP from the coding sequence ATGAACCGCTTCGCCGAGTTCCTGCGGCGCCAGATCGACATCGACCTGGAACTGCTGCGCTGGGCACGCGAGGACATGGAGGCGGGCACCACCGCCCGCTGCGGCGGCAGCGTGTTCCGCGGGTTCCGCGAATGCGAGCTCAAGACCCGCCTGCTGCGGCTGCACCAGCACTGCGGCGCAGGCAACGGCCCCTGCGACGAGCTCGGCCAGACCTACCCGCCGGAGGACGAGCGCGGCTGCACCACCCGCGCCCTGCTCGGCCTGCCCTACTCCGACCGGCCCGGCTACCGCGCGCGCTGGCGCCCCTGA
- a CDS encoding GntR family transcriptional regulator — MTGSVEQRPVASRAPSITDPPSLVELAASTVRRMIVSGGLRCGERIIENRLTQELGISRPPLREALRVLEREGLVRQLPRKGVIVTPLTLHDVYEIVTLRRELERLAVRLGMPVRDPARLQRCRTALALLTEAAEDGDAALFAERTLRLRLAVVGLAGNRRLEDGCRSLGLQLMLAMTLNHRAPDRALLETDLSRQRRLVAVIESGDADTVLAELARCTDPSMFDGLESTVGGHSEEAVQWLRRERANREDQ; from the coding sequence GTGACCGGATCAGTGGAACAGCGGCCCGTCGCGTCCCGAGCCCCCAGCATCACCGACCCGCCGAGCCTGGTGGAGCTCGCGGCCAGCACCGTGCGCCGCATGATCGTCAGCGGTGGCCTGCGCTGCGGGGAACGGATCATCGAAAACCGCCTCACCCAAGAACTCGGCATCAGCCGCCCACCGCTGCGCGAAGCGCTGCGCGTGCTGGAACGCGAAGGCCTGGTGCGCCAACTGCCCCGCAAAGGCGTCATCGTCACCCCGCTGACGCTGCACGACGTCTACGAGATCGTCACGCTGCGCCGCGAACTGGAACGCCTCGCCGTGCGCCTGGGAATGCCGGTCCGCGACCCGGCGCGGCTGCAGCGCTGCCGCACGGCACTCGCACTGCTGACCGAAGCCGCCGAAGACGGCGATGCCGCCCTGTTCGCCGAACGCACCCTGCGGCTGCGCCTGGCCGTGGTCGGACTCGCCGGAAACCGGCGCCTCGAAGACGGCTGCCGCTCCCTGGGACTGCAGCTGATGTTGGCGATGACCCTCAACCACCGCGCACCCGACCGGGCACTGCTGGAAACCGACCTCAGCAGGCAACGACGCCTGGTGGCGGTGATCGAAAGCGGCGATGCGGATACGGTGCTCGCGGAACTGGCCCGCTGCACCGATCCGAGCATGTTCGACGGCCTCGAATCGACCGTCGGCGGCCATTCCGAGGAGGCGGTGCAATGGCTGCGCCGGGAACGCGCGAATCGGGAGGATCAGTGA
- a CDS encoding peptidoglycan recognition protein family protein: MSRHPELARRALLSAGLAVTAAGALGAPAVAAGSRSARGFAAPSISGTGAWDARSANGSIDVLDSKPSKIIVHHTATGNSSDTSQSHAFALSRQIQDFHMDSNGWIDTGQNFTNSRGGHLTEGRHKSLAALQGGSQHVLGAHAGEQNDVALGIENEGTYTDASVPGALWESLVELCSYMVSQYGIEAGAIYGHRDFMSTACPGDVLYARLPDLRSAVGSATGGAVVQPVVWPLLRPGAAGPVVSALQLLLRARGAGEVVVNGVFDAVTGDAVARFRRERGVAGPSCYASRVAEPDVFGGSDWARLVPVLGVDASGDAVRAVQVLLTARGAHSGERDRFGLRTAGSVREFQASRGLRVSGVCDRETWLRLLG, translated from the coding sequence ATGTCGCGTCATCCTGAACTGGCCCGCCGCGCGCTGTTGAGCGCCGGGCTCGCCGTGACCGCTGCGGGGGCGCTGGGGGCGCCCGCGGTCGCGGCGGGTTCGCGTTCCGCGCGCGGGTTCGCGGCGCCGTCGATCTCGGGTACGGGGGCGTGGGACGCCCGCAGTGCCAACGGGAGCATCGATGTTCTCGATTCGAAGCCCAGCAAGATCATCGTGCATCACACGGCGACGGGGAACAGTTCCGACACGTCGCAGTCGCACGCGTTCGCGTTGTCCCGGCAGATCCAGGACTTCCACATGGACTCCAACGGCTGGATCGACACGGGGCAGAACTTCACCAACAGCCGGGGCGGGCATCTGACCGAGGGCAGGCACAAGAGCCTCGCGGCGTTGCAGGGCGGTTCGCAGCACGTGCTGGGTGCGCATGCGGGTGAGCAGAACGACGTGGCGCTGGGGATCGAGAACGAGGGCACCTACACGGATGCGTCGGTTCCGGGCGCGTTGTGGGAGTCGTTGGTGGAGTTGTGCTCGTACATGGTGTCGCAGTACGGCATCGAGGCGGGCGCGATCTACGGGCATCGGGATTTCATGTCGACGGCGTGCCCTGGTGATGTGCTCTACGCGCGGTTGCCGGATCTGCGGTCGGCGGTGGGTTCGGCGACGGGCGGTGCGGTGGTGCAGCCCGTGGTGTGGCCGTTGCTGCGTCCGGGGGCGGCGGGTCCGGTGGTGTCGGCGTTGCAGTTGTTGCTGCGTGCGCGGGGTGCGGGTGAGGTGGTGGTCAACGGGGTGTTCGATGCGGTGACCGGGGATGCGGTGGCGCGGTTCCGGCGTGAGCGGGGTGTCGCGGGGCCGTCGTGCTATGCGTCGCGGGTGGCTGAGCCGGATGTGTTCGGCGGGTCGGATTGGGCGCGGTTGGTGCCGGTGCTGGGGGTGGATGCGTCGGGTGATGCGGTGCGGGCGGTGCAGGTGTTGTTGACGGCGCGGGGTGCGCATTCCGGTGAGCGGGATCGGTTCGGGTTGCGCACTGCGGGGTCGGTGCGGGAGTTCCAGGCGTCTCGGGGGTTGCGGGTGAGCGGGGTGTGCGATCGCGAGACGTGGTTGCGGTTGTTGGGGTGA